A single region of the Yersinia entomophaga genome encodes:
- the ttcA gene encoding tRNA 2-thiocytidine(32) synthetase TtcA, whose protein sequence is MLEKQEINKKEQYNLNKLQKRLRRNVGQAIADFNMIEEGDRIMVCLSGGKDSYTMLDILQNLQKSAPINFTLIAVNLDQKQPGFPEHILPAYLEKLGVEYKIVEENTYGIVKDIIPEGKTTCSLCSRLRRGILYRTATELGATKIALGHHRDDILQTLFLNMFYGGKLKGMPPKLMSDDGKHVVIRPLAYCREKDIERFAEAREFPIIPCNLCGSQPNLQRQVIRDMLRDWDKQYPGRIETMFSATQNVVPSHLNDGSLFDFKSITHGSEVINGGDLAFDREELPMQPVGWQPEEDEENGKPMIERLNVVEIK, encoded by the coding sequence ATGTTAGAAAAACAAGAAATTAACAAAAAAGAACAGTACAACCTGAATAAATTGCAGAAAAGACTACGCCGCAATGTGGGTCAGGCTATTGCCGATTTTAATATGATTGAGGAAGGCGACCGCATTATGGTCTGCCTGTCTGGCGGCAAAGACAGCTACACCATGCTGGATATTTTGCAGAACCTGCAAAAAAGCGCGCCAATTAATTTCACGCTGATTGCGGTTAATCTGGATCAAAAACAGCCTGGATTCCCCGAACATATTCTGCCAGCCTATCTGGAAAAATTGGGTGTGGAATACAAGATCGTTGAAGAAAACACCTACGGGATTGTGAAAGATATTATTCCGGAAGGTAAAACCACCTGTTCACTGTGCTCTCGTTTACGACGCGGCATTCTTTACCGCACGGCGACAGAGCTGGGAGCAACGAAGATTGCGCTGGGTCACCATCGTGATGACATTCTGCAAACGCTATTCCTCAACATGTTCTACGGCGGCAAGCTGAAAGGTATGCCACCAAAATTGATGAGTGATGACGGAAAGCATGTGGTTATCCGCCCACTGGCCTACTGCCGTGAGAAAGATATCGAACGTTTTGCTGAAGCGCGTGAATTCCCGATCATTCCGTGCAACCTTTGCGGTTCACAACCAAACCTACAGCGTCAGGTCATCCGCGATATGCTGCGTGATTGGGATAAACAGTATCCGGGCCGTATCGAAACGATGTTTAGTGCCACGCAAAATGTAGTGCCTTCACATTTAAACGACGGTTCGCTGTTTGACTTTAAAAGTATTACCCACGGCAGCGAAGTGATTAATGGCGGCGATTTGGCTTTCGATCGTGAAGAATTACCGATGCAGCCGGTAGGCTGGCAGCCAGAAGAAGATGAAGAAAACGGGAAACCGATGATTGAGCGTCTTAACGTGGTAGAAATTAAGTAA
- the zntB gene encoding zinc transporter ZntB, which yields MDEVEGKALQVSDAVYAYQLDGKGGVTPIAPDAVATAQHPCWLHLDYTRQDSIDWLRNTPLLPEVVRDGLSGDSMRPKVTRLGDGTMITLRGINFNADARPDQLVTIRVYMTDKLIVSTRHRRIYSIDDVLNDLQSGTGPTDSGRWLVEIADGLTDHTNEFIEDLHDKIIDLEDDLLEQQVPARGQMALLRKQLIVLRRYMAPQRDVFSRLASERLPWMNDDDRRRMQEISERLGRGLEDLDSSIARTAVLADEISSLMADAMNRRTYTMSLLAMVFLPTTFLTGLFGVNLGGIPGNEARFGFAAFCMMLVALVLAVAWWLKRSKWL from the coding sequence GTGGATGAGGTCGAAGGAAAAGCACTTCAGGTTTCGGACGCGGTTTACGCGTATCAACTCGATGGTAAAGGTGGCGTAACGCCCATAGCCCCAGACGCCGTAGCAACGGCTCAACATCCGTGTTGGCTGCATTTGGACTATACCCGTCAGGACAGTATCGATTGGCTACGCAATACGCCCTTGCTACCGGAAGTGGTGCGAGATGGTTTGTCCGGCGACAGTATGCGGCCAAAAGTGACGCGGCTGGGCGACGGAACGATGATCACTTTGCGTGGCATCAATTTTAACGCCGATGCCCGCCCGGATCAGCTGGTGACTATCCGCGTTTATATGACGGATAAACTTATTGTTTCTACCCGACATCGACGGATTTACTCTATAGATGATGTTCTTAACGATCTACAAAGTGGCACTGGCCCAACGGATAGCGGTAGATGGTTGGTAGAGATAGCCGATGGGTTGACCGATCACACCAATGAATTTATCGAAGATTTACACGATAAAATCATCGATCTGGAAGATGATTTGTTAGAGCAGCAGGTTCCCGCGCGCGGGCAAATGGCGCTATTACGCAAGCAACTGATTGTTTTACGGCGCTATATGGCTCCACAGCGTGATGTGTTCTCGCGTCTGGCCAGCGAGCGGCTACCGTGGATGAATGATGACGATCGGCGCAGAATGCAGGAGATTTCCGAAAGGTTAGGACGAGGATTGGAAGATTTAGATTCTAGTATTGCTCGTACCGCAGTGCTGGCAGATGAAATCAGTTCGTTAATGGCAGATGCGATGAACCGCCGAACGTATACCATGTCGCTGTTGGCCATGGTTTTTCTGCCGACAACCTTTTTAACCGGGCTGTTTGGCGTCAACCTCGGCGGTATTCCCGGTAATGAAGCTCGATTCGGTTTTGCTGCTTTCTGCATGATGTTAGTTGCTTTGGTGCTTGCTGTTGCCTGGTGGTTAAAACGCAGTAAATGGTTATAA